The DNA segment AGGCTGTTGCTGCAGCACAGTCTGCACTTGGAACGTACGCGCAGTTTGCCAGCGCGACAGATGATCCAGCAGCTAAGCAGATGTTTCAGCAGATGCAGCAAGATATGCAAAGGCACGTAAATATGCTAAACAATAGATTGAATTATATAAATTCAAATAACAAACTGAATCAACAGCAGCAGGCTACACAGCAA comes from the Thermoanaerobacterium sp. PSU-2 genome and includes:
- a CDS encoding DUF1657 domain-containing protein, giving the protein MTVKSDIEKAVAAAQSALGTYAQFASATDDPAAKQMFQQMQQDMQRHVNMLNNRLNYINSNNKLNQQQQATQQVQNILSNKK